The genome window GGCTTATTGTGCGTCTAAGCATGCCATTCAAGGATTTTATGACTCGCTGAAAGCCGAGCTGATGCACGATAAAAGTAAGATTCGTACCTGTATGGTGCAGTTACCGGCTATGAACACAACCCAGTTTGGCTTTGTGCGCAGCAAGCTTCCCAATAAACCCAAACCCATGGGGACCATCTTTCAGCCGGAAGTAGCGGCAAAAGCCATTCTATACGCTTGCGAAAGTGGCCGCCGGGAAATTTATTTGGGCTGGCCCACCCTGGAAGCCATCGTAGGCGATAAAATAGCTCCGTGGGCGGGTGACAAAGTGCTGGCAATGAGTGGCTATGAAGGCCAGATGACCGACGAGCCCGCCGATCCTAACCGGAAAGATAACCTTTGGGAGCCGCTACCGGGCGATCACGGAGCGCATGGTCCTTTTACAGAAGAGTCATGGTCGTTCAGTCCCCAGTTCTGGATGTCCAAAAACAGAGCGCCCATTGCAGCCTTTGCGCTGGCCTTTATCGCCGGATCATGGCTGGCTAGAAAATAAAGTCGGGCGGGGTCGTATACAGGAATTCTTCAGGCTGATTTATTGCTCCTCGCTTCCGCTTTGAATAAGCAACGATTCAGGCAGAAAGATCTTGAATTCGGCCCCTTGCCCCAGCTTGCTAATGGCCGTTAGGCTACCGCCGTGATTTTCGGTAACCTGCTTGCAGATGGATAGGCCAACGCCCGTTCCGGCATACTGCTGTTTGGTGTGAAGCCGTTGAAAAACC of Tellurirhabdus bombi contains these proteins:
- a CDS encoding SDR family oxidoreductase; the protein is MNKRKVVVVTGASAGLGRAIVREFAKDGADVALLARGIEGLEGAKREVEACGGRALVFPLDVADADAIENAAAKIEEELGPIDIWVNNAMNSVFAPIHEVKPEEYKRVTEVTYLGQVYGALAALKRMRPRNEGCIIFVGSALAYRGIPLQSAYCASKHAIQGFYDSLKAELMHDKSKIRTCMVQLPAMNTTQFGFVRSKLPNKPKPMGTIFQPEVAAKAILYACESGRREIYLGWPTLEAIVGDKIAPWAGDKVLAMSGYEGQMTDEPADPNRKDNLWEPLPGDHGAHGPFTEESWSFSPQFWMSKNRAPIAAFALAFIAGSWLARK